Sequence from the Nitrospirota bacterium genome:
CAAGCACTGGATCTACTTCCCCGAACCCGAGTACCCGTTCTATCGGGCCGGCTTTCCGATGAATTTTGCGCCGGCGTTGGGGCGGCCCGGCACAAGTTCGCTCTATGTCGAGATCTCCCATCGCCCAAACGAAATGGTGCCGCCAGCGCGGTTGCTCGACATGGTTCGTCAAGGCATGGAGCGAGCCGGCATTTTCCGGAAAGACGACGAGATTCTCGTCGCGGACGTGAAAGATATTTACTACGCCTATGTCCTGTTCGACCGGCATCGGGCGAAGATGCTGCCGGCGATTCTACGAGAGCTGGAGCGACGCGGCATCCATTCCATCGGCCGGTACGGGCGATGGGAACATACCTCCATGGAAGATGCGATCGCCCAAGGCAAACGCCTGGCGGAGAAACTGGCCGCCGAGACGAACGGCGCCGCTGGCCGGAGCTGAGATCCGTGGACACGGTCTGCCATGTCATCACGAAGCTGGAACTGGGTGGAGCCCAGGAAGTCGCGTTGTTCACGGTCTCGCATCTCGATCGTGCGCGATTCAGGCCGGCGTTGGTGACGGGGCCCGACGGCCTGCTCACCGCGGAGGCGAAGGCCTTGTCCGGCGTTGACGTGCAGGTGCTGCCCCCGCTCCGCCGGGAGATCCGGCCGTTGCACGACCTGCTCGCTCTGATCCAACTCGTGCGGCTGTTCCGGAAGCTCCGTCCCACCATCGTCCATACTCACAGTTCCAAAGCCGGCATTCTCGGCCGCTGGGCGGCGTGGTTCGCGCGGGTCCCGGTCGTCGTGCACACCGTTCATGGATACGGCGTCACGCCGCGGCAGCCGGCCTGGCTGCGGAAGATGCTGGTCGGTCTGGAGCGATTCACCGGCCGGGTGACGACGCACTGGGTGGCGGTGTCCAAGGCAGACATCGAGCAGGGACTGCGATGGGGGTTGTTTACACGGGAGCGGGTGTCGCTGGTCCGTCCGGGCATCGACCCTCGACCGTTCTCCACCGCGCTGTCCGATTCGCAGCGACACCGTCTGCGCGCCGAGGTGGGCGTCCAAGACGGGGAGTTGCTGGTCGGCACCGTCGCCTGCCTGAAGCCGCAGAAGGCGCCGCTGGACTTTGTCGCGGTCGCGGCGCGGGTCTGCCGGCGGCTTCCCTCGGTCCGCTTCGTGCTGGTCGGAGACGGCGAGTTGCGGGAGCCGGTTGAAGCGGCGATCCGCAAAGCCGGCTTGCAGGAGCGCCTGCGGCTGCTCGGCTGGAGGCGGGACGTTCCGGCTTTGATGCAGGCGCTGGATGTGTTTCTGCTGACGTCCCATTGGGAAGGGTTGCCCCGCGTGCTCTTGGAAGCGCGGGCCAGCGGCCTGCCCGTGGTGGCGACGCGGGTGGGAGGTTCGGAAGAGGCGATCGTCGAGGGTGAACACGGATGGTTGTGCCGCGCGGGAGATGTGGACGGAATGGCGCAACGAGTCTGCCGTGTCCTGGAAGACGCCGGGCGACGGTCCAGGCTCCGGGTCCGCCGAGATCCGCTGCCGCAAGAATTTGAGATTCACGAGATGGTCAGGCAATATGAAGCTCTGTATGGACAGCTGCGGCCCGGCTCATGGTCGTGCGGCGTCGAGGCGCAGAACGACACGACTCGGAACCCTTCTTTCGTGAGGAGGAAACCGTGAA
This genomic interval carries:
- a CDS encoding glycosyltransferase family 4 protein; translation: MDTVCHVITKLELGGAQEVALFTVSHLDRARFRPALVTGPDGLLTAEAKALSGVDVQVLPPLRREIRPLHDLLALIQLVRLFRKLRPTIVHTHSSKAGILGRWAAWFARVPVVVHTVHGYGVTPRQPAWLRKMLVGLERFTGRVTTHWVAVSKADIEQGLRWGLFTRERVSLVRPGIDPRPFSTALSDSQRHRLRAEVGVQDGELLVGTVACLKPQKAPLDFVAVAARVCRRLPSVRFVLVGDGELREPVEAAIRKAGLQERLRLLGWRRDVPALMQALDVFLLTSHWEGLPRVLLEARASGLPVVATRVGGSEEAIVEGEHGWLCRAGDVDGMAQRVCRVLEDAGRRSRLRVRRDPLPQEFEIHEMVRQYEALYGQLRPGSWSCGVEAQNDTTRNPSFVRRKP